The following DNA comes from Alosa alosa isolate M-15738 ecotype Scorff River chromosome 13, AALO_Geno_1.1, whole genome shotgun sequence.
TCCCCATAATGATGTGTTAAATACAAGCACAAGACCAACAATTTTATATAAGGTTTACTAATATTTCCCCATTGTCCAACCCACTACCAATGTCTTTCCGGAGCAAAAATGAAGCTGAAACTGTTTACTTCCGGGGTAATAAAAACTCATCGCCGCGCGCTAAATTCAAGTTTTTTAGTTGGATGTCAGGTGAGGCAGCTTGTTTCTTTTGTGTCGCGTATGTGTGTCATTTAAATGGTTGTTAGTAGACTTGACACTTTACACGGAACAGTTGGAAATGTTACAACGTACAAAGAACTCGTGATAAAGTTTTGTAGTTTTGTCAGAGCAAATTAAGACTCCTAGCCAAATTGCTAAGTGACCGGACATGCTAACGTAACTATCCAGAGTTTTGGTCAGTGCTGGAAATAGCTCATGTTATTCATGTAACATAACCGGTTATCTCGACATATGCGTCTTATATCTGTATAGTATGTGTACTTTCTTGATCTTTCTAGATTAACTTTCTTAATGAATCCCACTGTAGCAAAATGGGGAAAATGTGTAACACCCATGTATTTATTTTGGTTTCAGTATGGATGGTGATAGAATGGAGGTTGTTGGCGAGCCTCAACAAAACGGCAATGGCATTAGCAATACTACCATCCATGTGGAGGTGCATGTAAAATTGAGAAGGTACTGCTTCAGTCGGTTTCCAACATGAAGTATTTTGTGGAAGCTGGTTTTAAGTTGCTACGCATGCATTAATATGTCTTGCTATATTACCTGGTGAATAATTGCATACTGCCAGTTCTAGAAGTGTTTGTAAATATAAAATCAAACATGatcagttattattattattaatgtgttaATACTCTGACATTCACATGCCCATGCTTGATTATGTTGTAACAGTACTGCAAAGAAGGCTGACATTAAAATGCACACGTGCGGACTACTGAATCGACACCGCATGGTATTTGGGAACTTCAGATGGACTGAGTTTGATGAAGACTTCCTGAAGAGCAATGTAGAGTCAGTAGCCATTGTGGATGCAGAGAGACAGGTGAACATTAGAACATGAAACACTACCCAATTATATGCATATGTTAAGGTGAATGACTAGATGGCTTATTTAGATTTTGAGGAACGTTTCAATAATAGGAATGTTTATTATTACAATTAAATACAGTATTTAACATGTGTTATTTATGTACTGATATGTATAACTTCACTAAAGCCAAACTGTATCCCCATCTCAGTAGAGGGATTTTTGCAAATGGTTTTGCAGAGCCAGGCTGATTTATGCCTTGCCTCATCTTGTCTTTTTCAGCCAATAGATTTGAAGAGTTGCAATCTGTCAATGCACATTTTCTCCCTGAGTGATGATGGCCCCAGCATGCTCACTttagaggaggacgaggagctgTCAGCAGCCAACTCTTGGCTTCTACCAGCAGGTGGACCTCCAGAGATCCTTTACTTTCTAGTTTGACACAGATCGGCTTTAATCGATAGCATTTATTACAGATGAGCTGTTCAGTGTTTCAAAATAACTGTATGACTGTATCACAGTCATATGCTCATGAGTTGTTATATAATTGTATAACAATTGTGTTATGTCCACGCAGTTGGCAGTGATTTTTTTCCCACACATGTATtttgtttatacattgattgTTTTTATTCCCCAATGTGTGTACATATAATAGTTAATGTAAATAGCATGACAAAACAGTCATAAGTTGTTTGATATTACTTTTACGTACAGCTGAATTCCATGGCATCTGGGAGAGCCTGATCTACGATAGTGGAGTTAAAACTCAGGTACTTTCCCTTTTAATATGATATTTAAGAGCAACCATGTAGCTTCACCTATTCATTCACCATTcagttttcttttctgtttttctttttcttttttgtcaccAGCTTCTGGACTACGTCTCTACAACGATTTTCTTCTCCGACAAAAATGTTGATAGTAACCTGATTGCATGGAACAGAGTGGTTTTACTTCATGGTATGAGCCAGATTTGTTTTGTGCCATGTTCGACCTATATATTATTTTACTTGTCCTGGGACAGACTGTGTTTATTCACCTGATATgtgcacccattgtgtttcatGGACTCGTGTAATCGCATGCCGTTAGGACCCCCAGGCACAGGGAAGACGTCACTGTGCAAAGCGCTTGCCCAGAAGCTCTCCATCAGACTGTCAAACAGGTATGAGAGAGTCATAAAGAGCTCGCTAAACCAAGCCATCTACTCCCACGCTGGTCATTAGTAATCTCTATAAATCTGTTTCTCACAGGTACACTTATGGGCAATTTGTGGAGATAAACAGCCACAGTCTTTTCTCCAAGTGGTTTTCAGAGGTACTTCTGTCTACAGCGGTTTTCATACCTTTTTTCCTGTCACACCTTCATTTTGGATTGGCATTGTCAGATCACTGGTTGAGGCATGCATGTTTGATTGCAGAGCGGGAAACTCGTCACCAAGATGTTCCAGAAAATCCAACAGTTGATTGATGACAAAGAagctcttgtttttgttttaatcgATGAGGTGAGGCTCATCTGTTATTCTGCGGCAAATATTGTCAGCTTTACATCAGTTGGCTGTGAAGTATGTTTTTGTGCTTAATATGCAAAGCTACATATTGGCTCCAGGTCTGTTTGTACTACAGTACAGTAAGTTATTCAACAGCACCTGCTTAGGGCAACACCAAAAGAATGATAACAAAGCATTTCATTTCAGACGTGGCCCAGGGCCTCATGCCAGTAAACAATGTAGCCAGTAGAcatgaaatgaaatagaaatgaAACTGATGAAATGCCATGTTGGGCCACGCGCAGGTGGAGAGTTTGACGGCAGCCCGTAATGCGTCCCAGGCCGGCACGGAGCCCTCGGACGCCATCCGCGTGGTCAACTCTGT
Coding sequences within:
- the trip13 gene encoding pachytene checkpoint protein 2 homolog isoform X1, which codes for MRLISVYMDGDRMEVVGEPQQNGNGISNTTIHVEVHVKLRSTAKKADIKMHTCGLLNRHRMVFGNFRWTEFDEDFLKSNVESVAIVDAERQPIDLKSCNLSMHIFSLSDDGPSMLTLEEDEELSAANSWLLPAAEFHGIWESLIYDSGVKTQLLDYVSTTIFFSDKNVDSNLIAWNRVVLLHGPPGTGKTSLCKALAQKLSIRLSNRYTYGQFVEINSHSLFSKWFSESGKLVTKMFQKIQQLIDDKEALVFVLIDEVESLTAARNASQAGTEPSDAIRVVNSVLTQLDQIKRHPNVVILTTSNVTEKIDLAFVDRADIKQYIGPPSVEGIFNIYLSCLEELMKCQIIYPRQQLLTMFELQTMDFKESNVSQLSLALRTIAIKSKGLSGRALRKLPFLAHALFVKTPSTSLEGFLKALDKAVDKQLEERAHLVNCV
- the trip13 gene encoding pachytene checkpoint protein 2 homolog isoform X2; this encodes MDGDRMEVVGEPQQNGNGISNTTIHVEVHVKLRSTAKKADIKMHTCGLLNRHRMVFGNFRWTEFDEDFLKSNVESVAIVDAERQPIDLKSCNLSMHIFSLSDDGPSMLTLEEDEELSAANSWLLPAAEFHGIWESLIYDSGVKTQLLDYVSTTIFFSDKNVDSNLIAWNRVVLLHGPPGTGKTSLCKALAQKLSIRLSNRYTYGQFVEINSHSLFSKWFSESGKLVTKMFQKIQQLIDDKEALVFVLIDEVESLTAARNASQAGTEPSDAIRVVNSVLTQLDQIKRHPNVVILTTSNVTEKIDLAFVDRADIKQYIGPPSVEGIFNIYLSCLEELMKCQIIYPRQQLLTMFELQTMDFKESNVSQLSLALRTIAIKSKGLSGRALRKLPFLAHALFVKTPSTSLEGFLKALDKAVDKQLEERAHLVNCV